The following are encoded in a window of Bacillota bacterium genomic DNA:
- a CDS encoding NUDIX domain-containing protein — protein sequence MRKTHMAAMIREPQLNAVTPRRDFTVAVFVTYRGRLLLMFHRRYRKWLPPGGHIRPGELPDEAAVREVQEETGLVVRLAGERALPV from the coding sequence ATGAGGAAAACCCACATGGCTGCGATGATAAGAGAGCCCCAGCTCAATGCGGTTACCCCCCGGCGAGATTTTACCGTCGCGGTGTTCGTCACGTACAGAGGGCGGCTCCTGCTCATGTTTCATCGCCGCTACCGCAAGTGGCTGCCCCCCGGCGGCCACATCCGGCCCGGCGAACTCCCCGACGAGGCGGCGGTGAGGGAGGTCCAGGAGGAGACAGGGCTCGTCGTGCGGCTGGCGGGCGAGCGCGCACTCCCGGTAGA
- the hutH gene encoding histidine ammonia-lyase, protein MAVAGGSHLRPQVAIAPEALARVVRAREVLERAAAGDRPIYGVNTGFGHLAYVKVARELAGSLQANLIRSHAMGVGPPLGIEESRAVMVLRLNSLLHGRSGVRPALVELLAAMINRDVVPVIPSWGSVGASGDLVPLAHLALGMMGEGEAWRAGRRMPAASALEEAGLQPLRPELKEGLALVNGTEVTTAIGTLALGKLERVTLALDVACALSIEALAGSAEPFDERLAAARPHPQVAAVAGNLRKLLAGSRRLRSPGEGPPQDAYSLRAAPAVHGAAREAFAWAARVAATEMDSAVDNPLVFPEDGAILSGANFHAQPLAVAWDGCRVGVATLAGISERRIDRLVNPHLSGGLPPFLSRRSGLQSGLMMAQYVAAALAGELRFLAAPASVHTIPTSAGQEDVVSLGATAARALKGSVERLARVCALELICAAQAVEFRDAPLSPAGAAVFSWVRQRVPPVDSEDRSLSQAVEDLAERVLAGEPVEVARQATGCELTGFLTPPA, encoded by the coding sequence GTGAACACGGGGTTCGGCCACCTGGCCTATGTAAAGGTGGCGCGGGAACTTGCCGGCAGTCTGCAGGCAAACCTCATCCGCAGCCATGCCATGGGCGTGGGTCCGCCGCTCGGGATCGAGGAGAGCCGCGCCGTCATGGTGCTCCGGCTCAACAGCCTGCTGCACGGCCGGTCTGGCGTCCGCCCCGCCCTGGTCGAGCTTCTGGCGGCCATGATCAACCGGGACGTGGTGCCGGTCATTCCGTCGTGGGGCTCGGTGGGCGCCAGCGGTGACCTGGTGCCCCTGGCCCACCTGGCCCTGGGCATGATGGGCGAAGGGGAGGCGTGGCGCGCCGGCAGGCGAATGCCGGCCGCGTCAGCCCTGGAGGAAGCGGGGCTCCAACCCCTGCGCCCCGAGCTCAAGGAAGGCCTGGCCCTCGTCAACGGAACGGAAGTGACCACCGCCATCGGCACGCTGGCGCTGGGCAAGCTGGAACGGGTGACCCTGGCGCTGGACGTGGCGTGCGCGCTGAGTATCGAGGCCCTGGCGGGCAGCGCCGAACCCTTCGACGAACGCCTGGCCGCCGCGCGGCCTCACCCCCAGGTTGCCGCCGTCGCCGGCAATCTTCGCAAGCTGCTCGCCGGCAGCCGCCGGCTGCGCTCGCCGGGCGAGGGGCCGCCGCAGGACGCCTATTCGCTGCGCGCCGCCCCGGCCGTGCATGGCGCCGCCCGGGAGGCGTTTGCCTGGGCCGCCCGGGTGGCGGCCACGGAGATGGACAGCGCCGTCGACAACCCGCTGGTCTTCCCCGAGGACGGGGCCATCCTCTCGGGCGCCAACTTCCACGCGCAGCCGCTGGCGGTGGCGTGGGATGGCTGCCGCGTGGGGGTCGCGACCCTTGCCGGTATCAGCGAGCGCCGCATCGACCGGCTCGTGAACCCGCACCTGAGCGGAGGGCTCCCACCGTTTCTGAGCCGCAGGAGCGGGCTCCAGTCGGGCCTCATGATGGCCCAGTACGTAGCGGCGGCTCTGGCCGGCGAACTGCGCTTCCTCGCTGCGCCGGCCTCCGTGCACACCATCCCCACCTCCGCCGGGCAGGAGGACGTGGTGAGCTTGGGGGCGACGGCCGCCCGGGCCCTGAAGGGGAGCGTGGAGCGGCTGGCCCGGGTCTGCGCCCTCGAACTGATCTGCGCCGCGCAGGCGGTCGAGTTCCGGGACGCGCCGCTGAGCCCGGCCGGCGCCGCCGTATTCTCGTGGGTTCGGCAAAGGGTGCCGCCGGTGGACAGCGAAGACCGTTCGCTGTCCCAGGCGGTCGAGGATCTGGCGGAGCGCGTCCTGGCAGGCGAACCGGTCGAGGTCGCCCGTCAGGCTACCGGTTGCGAGCTGACGGGGTTCCTGACCCCGCCAGCCTGA